From the Pseudomonas sp. SORT22 genome, one window contains:
- the urtE gene encoding urea ABC transporter ATP-binding subunit UrtE yields the protein MLKIDSLHQYYGGSHILRGLSFEAKVGEVTCLLGRNGVGKTTLLRCLMGLLPIREGSVHWEGQAITTLKPHQRVHAGIAYVPQGREIFPRLTVEENLLMGLSRFGAGQAKSVPAFIYELFPVLEQMKQRRGGDLSGGQQQQLAIGRALASQPRLLILDEPTEGIQPSVIKEIGAVIAKLAARGDMAILLVEQFYDFAAELADQYLVMSRGEIIQAGRGENMQAEGVRGLVTI from the coding sequence ATGCTGAAAATCGATTCCCTGCACCAATACTACGGCGGCAGCCACATCCTGCGTGGCTTGTCGTTCGAGGCCAAAGTTGGCGAGGTCACCTGCCTGCTCGGGCGCAACGGCGTCGGCAAGACCACCCTGCTGCGCTGCCTGATGGGCCTGCTGCCCATCCGCGAAGGCAGCGTGCACTGGGAAGGCCAGGCGATCACCACGCTCAAGCCGCACCAGCGGGTGCACGCCGGGATCGCCTACGTGCCCCAGGGCCGGGAGATCTTCCCGCGTCTGACGGTCGAGGAGAACCTGCTGATGGGCCTGTCGCGCTTCGGCGCCGGCCAGGCCAAGAGCGTGCCGGCGTTCATCTACGAGCTGTTCCCGGTACTGGAGCAGATGAAGCAGCGCCGTGGCGGCGACCTCTCCGGCGGCCAGCAACAACAACTGGCCATCGGCCGTGCCCTGGCCAGCCAGCCGCGGCTGCTGATCCTCGACGAACCCACCGAGGGCATCCAGCCTTCAGTGATCAAGGAGATCGGCGCGGTGATCGCCAAGCTGGCTGCCCGTGGCGACATGGCGATCCTGCTGGTCGAGCAGTTCTACGACTTTGCCGCCGAGCTTGCCGACCAGTATCTGGTGATGTCACGCGGCGAAATCATCCAGGCCGGGCGTGGCGAAAATATGCAAGCCGAGGGTGTGCGCGGCCTGGTAACCATTTAA
- a CDS encoding GNAT family N-acetyltransferase — translation MTYLLRDAVPADLPGIREIYNDAVLNTTAIWNEQAVDLANRQAWFDARQAQGYPILVAVDAGGQVLGYASFGDWRPFEGFRHTVEHSVYIRSDQRGNGLGPRLMQALIERARACNKHVMVAAIESGNSASIRLHQRLGFTLNGQMPQVGVKFGRWLDLTFMQLILNPDAPPPTME, via the coding sequence ATGACCTACCTGCTGCGCGATGCTGTGCCTGCCGACCTGCCGGGCATTCGCGAGATCTACAATGATGCCGTGCTCAACACCACGGCGATCTGGAACGAGCAAGCGGTCGACCTCGCCAACCGCCAGGCCTGGTTCGACGCCCGCCAGGCCCAGGGCTACCCGATCCTGGTGGCGGTCGACGCTGGCGGGCAGGTACTGGGCTATGCTTCGTTTGGCGACTGGCGGCCGTTCGAAGGCTTTCGCCATACCGTCGAGCACTCGGTGTACATCCGCAGCGACCAGCGCGGCAACGGCCTGGGCCCCAGGCTGATGCAAGCGCTGATCGAACGGGCCCGCGCCTGCAACAAGCACGTGATGGTCGCCGCCATCGAAAGCGGCAACAGCGCCTCGATTCGCCTGCACCAGCGCCTGGGCTTCACCCTCAACGGGCAGATGCCCCAGGTCGGGGTGAAGTTTGGCCGCTGGCTGGACCTGACCTTCATGCAGTTGATCCTCAACCCCGATGCCCCGCCGCCGACAATGGAGTGA
- a CDS encoding GNAT family N-acetyltransferase, with protein sequence MNAAQLNRVTHESLVYYRDGLVALLLDAVQHGASVGFLADIDAQQAEHYFEEVRQRLVSGELLLWVVGKDKEVLGSVQLGLCLKPNGLNRAEVQKLLVHSAARRRGLGQQLIQALELTARQKQRGMLYLDTEAGSGAEDFYRSLGYSKAGELPDYACGPDGVYRATALYYKLL encoded by the coding sequence GTGAATGCTGCGCAGCTCAACCGTGTAACCCATGAAAGCCTTGTCTATTACCGCGACGGCCTGGTGGCGTTGCTGCTCGATGCCGTGCAACACGGGGCTTCGGTGGGGTTTCTGGCGGATATCGATGCGCAGCAGGCCGAGCACTACTTCGAAGAGGTGCGCCAGCGCCTGGTCAGCGGCGAGCTGTTGCTGTGGGTGGTGGGCAAGGACAAGGAAGTGCTCGGCAGTGTGCAGCTCGGGTTATGTCTGAAACCCAACGGCTTGAACCGCGCCGAAGTGCAAAAGCTGCTGGTGCACAGTGCCGCGCGGCGTCGCGGCCTCGGCCAGCAACTGATCCAGGCGCTGGAACTGACGGCGCGGCAAAAGCAGCGCGGCATGCTTTACCTGGATACCGAGGCCGGCTCCGGGGCCGAGGACTTTTACCGCTCGCTGGGGTACAGCAAGGCCGGCGAGCTTCCCGACTACGCCTGTGGGCCGGATGGGGTTTATCGGGCGACGGCGTTGTACTACAAATTGCTTTAG
- a CDS encoding chaperone modulator CbpM yields the protein MSSTLIVQLDMQTLCQEADLPAAYVIEIVEHGIVEPSGRTPEDWLFDDQAPVLAKRAAKLHHDLQLEWEGVALALELLEEVQQLRSENSMLRQRLGRFVQG from the coding sequence ATGAGCAGTACCCTGATCGTTCAACTGGACATGCAGACCCTCTGTCAGGAAGCCGATCTGCCGGCGGCCTACGTGATCGAAATCGTCGAACACGGCATTGTCGAGCCTTCCGGGCGAACGCCGGAAGACTGGCTGTTTGACGATCAGGCGCCGGTGCTGGCCAAGCGCGCGGCCAAACTGCATCACGATTTGCAACTGGAGTGGGAAGGGGTGGCGCTGGCGCTGGAGCTGCTGGAGGAAGTGCAGCAGCTGCGCAGCGAGAACAGCATGCTCAGGCAGCGCCTGGGGCGGTTTGTGCAGGGCTGA
- the cbpA gene encoding curved DNA-binding protein: protein MDFKDYYKILGVEPTADDKAIKTAYRKLARKYHPDVSKERDAEEKFKEANEAYEALSSPEKRAEYDELRKYGQHGRPFQGPPGWQSRGSAGAEGFGDGGDFSDFFSSIFGSRGGNGNPFGRGQQRSAGRRGQDVEMELAIFLEETLSSESKQISFQVPQHNASGQRTGFTTKTLNVKIPAGVSDGEKIRLKGQGAPGVGGGANGDLFLTIRMAPHPLFDVEGHDLIITVPLAPWEAALGTKVEMPTLTGKVNLTIRPDSQNGQRLRIKGMGLSNKQGQRGDLYAQLKVVMPSQSDAAARELWSKLSEKAAFNPRTQWSS, encoded by the coding sequence ATGGACTTCAAAGACTATTACAAGATTCTTGGCGTTGAGCCCACTGCGGATGACAAGGCGATCAAGACCGCCTACCGCAAGCTTGCGCGCAAGTATCACCCCGACGTCAGCAAAGAGCGTGACGCCGAGGAGAAATTCAAGGAGGCCAACGAGGCCTATGAAGCCCTGAGCAGCCCGGAAAAACGCGCCGAGTACGACGAGCTGCGCAAGTACGGCCAGCATGGCCGGCCGTTCCAGGGCCCGCCGGGCTGGCAAAGCCGTGGTTCGGCAGGTGCCGAGGGCTTCGGCGACGGTGGCGATTTTTCCGATTTCTTCAGCTCGATCTTCGGTTCGCGCGGTGGCAACGGCAATCCTTTTGGCCGCGGCCAGCAACGCAGTGCCGGACGGCGGGGGCAGGACGTGGAAATGGAACTGGCGATTTTCCTTGAGGAAACCCTGTCCAGCGAATCCAAGCAGATCAGCTTCCAGGTGCCGCAGCACAACGCCAGCGGCCAGCGCACCGGCTTCACCACCAAGACCTTGAACGTGAAGATCCCGGCCGGCGTCAGCGACGGCGAGAAGATCCGCCTCAAGGGCCAGGGTGCCCCGGGCGTTGGTGGCGGCGCCAATGGCGACCTGTTCCTGACCATTCGCATGGCACCGCACCCGCTGTTCGATGTCGAAGGTCATGACCTGATCATCACCGTGCCGCTGGCACCGTGGGAAGCCGCATTGGGCACCAAGGTCGAGATGCCGACCCTGACCGGCAAGGTCAACCTGACCATCCGTCCGGACAGCCAGAACGGCCAGCGCCTGCGGATCAAGGGCATGGGCCTGAGCAACAAGCAGGGCCAGCGTGGCGACCTGTATGCGCAATTGAAGGTGGTGATGCCGAGCCAGTCCGATGCCGCTGCCCGTGAGCTGTGGAGCAAGTTGTCGGAAAAGGCTGCGTTCAACCCGAGGACACAATGGAGTAGCTGA
- a CDS encoding Hsp70 family protein, with protein sequence MSQASPARACGIDFGTSNSTVGWHRPGVESLIALEDGKITLPSVVFFNIEERRPVYGRLALHEYLEGYEGRLMRSLKSLLGSKLIKHDTSVLGTALPFKDLLGMFIGELKKRAEANAGRAFDEVVLGRPVHFVDDDQAADQEAEDTLAEVAKKIGFKDVSFQYEPIAAAFDYESSIQGEELVLIVDIGGGTSDFSLVRLAPERHMLDDRQQDILATGGVHIGGTDFDKQLSLQGVMPLFGYGSRMKSGAFMPTSHHMNLATWHTINSVYSQKSQLALGSMRYDIEDTDGIDRLFKLIEQRAGHWLAMEVEETKIELTHNDRRLVDLKRVQPGLSVDLTRALFEESIDNLLERVRGSVSELLAKASVGVAQVDTVFFTGGSSGIPALRQSVAAMLPNARHVEGNIFGSIGSGLAIEARKRYG encoded by the coding sequence ATGAGTCAAGCATCCCCGGCCCGTGCCTGCGGCATCGACTTCGGCACCTCCAACTCCACCGTCGGCTGGCACCGCCCGGGCGTGGAGTCGTTGATCGCCCTGGAAGACGGCAAGATCACCCTGCCGTCGGTGGTGTTCTTCAACATCGAGGAGCGCCGCCCGGTGTACGGCCGCCTGGCCCTGCACGAATACCTCGAAGGCTATGAAGGCCGCCTGATGCGCTCGCTCAAGAGCCTGCTGGGCTCCAAGCTGATCAAGCACGACACCAGCGTGCTGGGCACCGCGCTGCCGTTCAAGGACCTGCTGGGCATGTTCATCGGCGAGCTGAAAAAGCGCGCCGAGGCCAATGCCGGCCGCGCCTTCGACGAGGTAGTGCTGGGCCGCCCGGTGCATTTCGTCGATGACGACCAGGCCGCCGACCAGGAAGCCGAGGACACCCTGGCAGAAGTGGCGAAGAAAATCGGCTTCAAGGACGTCTCGTTCCAGTACGAACCGATTGCCGCCGCATTCGACTACGAGTCGAGCATCCAGGGCGAAGAGCTGGTGCTGATCGTCGACATCGGCGGTGGTACCTCGGACTTCTCCCTGGTACGCCTGGCCCCGGAGCGGCACATGCTCGACGACCGCCAGCAGGACATCCTCGCCACCGGCGGCGTGCACATCGGCGGTACCGACTTCGACAAGCAGCTGAGCCTGCAGGGCGTGATGCCGCTGTTCGGCTACGGCAGCCGGATGAAAAGCGGCGCCTTCATGCCCACCAGCCACCACATGAACCTGGCCACCTGGCACACCATCAACTCGGTGTACTCGCAAAAATCCCAGCTGGCCTTGGGCAGCATGCGCTACGACATCGAAGACACCGACGGCATCGACCGCCTGTTCAAGCTGATCGAACAGCGCGCCGGGCACTGGCTGGCGATGGAAGTGGAAGAGACCAAGATCGAACTGACCCACAACGACCGCCGCCTGGTCGACCTCAAGCGGGTGCAGCCGGGGCTCAGCGTCGATCTGACCCGGGCGCTGTTCGAAGAGTCGATCGACAATCTGCTCGAGCGCGTGCGCGGCAGTGTCAGCGAGCTGCTGGCCAAGGCCAGCGTGGGTGTGGCGCAGGTCGATACGGTGTTCTTCACCGGCGGCTCCAGCGGCATTCCGGCGCTGCGCCAGAGCGTGGCGGCGATGCTGCCCAATGCCCGGCATGTCGAAGGCAACATCTTTGGCAGCATTGGCAGCGGCTTGGCAATCGAGGCGCGCAAGCGGTACGGCTGA